In Borreliella burgdorferi B31, the sequence TATAAAAAAATCTTGCATGAAAGAAAAACAAAAAAAATTAAAAGAAATTCTATACAACACTAGGAAAAAATTAGAAGAAAACGGGTACAATCCCAAACAATTAGAAATAAATTTACAAAAAGTATACGAAAATTACAAATATAAGCCCCATTTTATTATTGAAAATCATAAATATAGCGATTTAAACAATATAAAGCGTAAATTAGAAAAGTCGATTGAAAGAAAAAAAGAAAATTCTCAACAAAATTATCAAAATTTAAAGGCAAACATTTTCAATATCCTTATTGAACAACTAAAAAAAGAAACAAATATTGAAATTCTAAAGACTATTGTAAAAGAATATTTGAATAACCAAAAGAAAATAGAATACAATAAAGTATTTGGTATATATTATCTTGAATTATTAGAAATAATAAAAAATGAAAAAAATTCTTTAACCACAGAAGAATTTAGCATAAAGGCCGTATAAGGATTTAACATGGAAAATGCACTAGAACCTATTGAAACTGTAGAAAAAGGTAAATGTAAAGTTGAATGCCAAAATAAAGAACGCTTTATTTTAATTGAAAAAGAAAATGGTAAAGCAATGTATCATACAAAAATAATGATGGATATTTATAAATTTGGAGTTTATGAGAAAAAACACGAATTTAGATTATCATTGAGGGCCTTATTTAATGGGGAAAGAATTGTTGAAGAAACTCATTTGTACCCAATTAAAGAAGGAGATAAGTTTATTGGTATTTTTTATGGCTACAGAAAACCAATAAAAAAGCCATTAATAAAGTATCAAATAAACGGGGCTAGAAAAGCATATGCATTAGCAAGGGCATATTATATGGAATTTAGATTTAAAGCCGGAAGTGTTTTTTGCTATTTTAAAGGGCTATATCGATTATTAGATAAAAAAAGAACAAATAATCATTACAACAAAGTTTTATTTAGTATGTTTACGGATTTAGAACAACAAGTATATAAATTTTATGGGAAAAAATACCCGGAACAAGGACCGTTAATAAAATGGATAATAAAAAACCTAAAATAATCACAATAGCGTCAATTAAGGGCGGTGTTGGGAAAAGTACAAGTGCTATTATAATGGCAACATTGCTTGCAAAAGAGCATAAAGTTCTTTTAATTGATATGGATACACAAGCATCCACTACAAGTTATTTTTATAAAGAAATTTTAAATCAAAATATTGATATTGTGAAAATTAATGTATATAGAGTGTTAAAAGAAAAAATAGATATTAATGATTCAATTGTAAAGATTAAAGAAAATTTAGACTTAATCCCCAGTTATTTAACTTTAAATAAATTTTTAAGCGAATCCATACCATTAAAAGAGTTAAGGTTGCAAAATAATTTAGAATTTTTAAAGCGGAGGTATCATTATGTAATAATAGATACTAATCCTAGTTTAGATTACACTCTGTCAAATGCTTTAATGACTAGTAATTGCATAATAGTTCCAATGACTGCGGAAAAATGGGCGGTTGAAAGTTTAGAATTATTGGAATTTCATATGAACAATTTAAAAATAAAAATTCCAATATTTTTGGTTATAACACGATTTAAGAAAAACAATACTCATAAGCAATTGTTACAACACGTTGAATCTAAGACAGGATTTTTGGGATTTATCCATGAACGAGAAGATTTAAATAAAAAAATTGCTAAAAATGAAGAGTTTGATATGACCAAAGATTATATTAATGAATATAAAGGGGTATTATCAAGATTTTTAATTGTATATGATGAATATGTTAAATAAATCCATACGGATCCGTATGGATTTCAAATAAAAGAGGTTTATTATGGAAATAGAATTAAATGAGAGAGTTATATCAAGGGCAACAGATCCTGACGGTGAAAAAAAATTAATTACCAAAGAGGAGATATTTGCTCATTACAATGATTTAAAAAATAGATTAAAGACTAATATAAAAAAGAAAATTTTTTATAAGGTCGAAAGTATTAGAATTTTAAAAGAAATCAAAGATAATGAATACTATAAACTTGATGGTTATAAAAGTTTTGATGCTTTTATAAAAGACTATCAATTGGCAAGAACGCAAGTTTATATATATCTAAAATTAGCAAAAGCATTACAAGCAGGAATTCTTAATGAAGATTATATAATTGAAAATGGTATTTACAATTCTCTTGATAAAATAGAGAGTCAAGAAACCCCAATAGTAAAAAAATCAAAACAAAATCCAATAAAACCCTTAAGATTTCAACTTAAAAAGCAAGAAAGTTATGATTTTTATAAAAGTAATGCTAAATTTACAGGGTTTATGTTAGATAAATTATTTAGTGATGGAAAAGAAATAATTAAAAAACTTATGAAAGAATATAAAGAATTAAAAGGATAATATGGAGATTTTATGAATAGTTTGACTTACAGAACATACAATATAGAAAGTATAAAAAATGAGTTTTTAAAGATAGGATTTAGTGAAGAGGCAATAGATTTTGTTTTTCTGCATAATGATAATTACAACTTTGAATTTTTAAAAGAAAAATTGATTAATGTAGAAAAGAATTTACAAAAGGATATATCTAATTTAGACATTAAGATTGATACTGTAGAAAAGAATTTAAACACTAAAATAGACAATGTAGAAAAGAATTTAAACACTAAAATAGACAATGTAGAAAAGAATTTAAATCTAAAAATAGATAATTTAGACTCTAAAATAGATACTGTAGAAAAGAATTTAAACACTAAAATAGACAATGTTGAAAAGAATTTAAACCTAAAAATGGATGGCTTGAATATCAAAATAGACAATGTAGAAAAGAGTTTAAATCAAAAACTTAGCATGGGTAACAGACTAGTACATTTTATGATAATAACAGCAGCAATTCTAGGGCCAATTTTGAATGCCCTATTTATGAAATATTTACAAGGTGGCAAATAATAATGTATTGTAAAATTTGATTTTTTAAAATGGTACATTATAATATTGATAAAGAGTATTATCAATTAACACTTAATTTTTGCTTTTTCATAAATTAGAACTTATTTGAATTTTTTAACAAGAGAATTTAAATAGGTTCTTTTATTTTAACAAATACAAATTGATTTTAATTCTAAATTAGAATATATTCAATTATTGAAAAGCTTATTTAAATTATTTTAATAAGCAAATTTGATTAAACCCTAACTTTATTAAAATAATTTATGTAAAAAGTTGTCAAAAATAGTTTTTGTTATACATATATATATGTATGTAAATAGCTAAAAAAGTTTATTGCTATCAAAACAATCCAATCAAGTTGGGTTTAGCTAAGTTCTTAGATAAGAGAATTTAAATAAACCCAACTATTTTTTTGTAAAATTTTTTGTAAAAAAGCCTGACAAAAATAGTTTTTGCTATATACTTATATTTTTTACTATAAAAGGAGTAAAAAGATGGAAAATCTTTCAAACAATAATAATCCACAAGAAAATATTCAAGGAGAGCTCAAAATGATAAGTATTAATCAACAAAGTTTTACTGGTTGTGAAATATTTGAGGAAAAATCTTCTCCCATTAAAGAAAAAAGTAAATTAAGTAAGATAGGTAAGAAATTACCAGGAATAAGTAGTCAAGAATGTTTTAGATTTAATCGCAATATTGATTTTAGTGTGCAAAGAAACAAGTTAGATAAATACGGCGCTAGTGAAGTAGGCAATATTCTTGTTGGAGGTGCTGGGCTGAAAGATTTAATGATAAACAGAGTGCTTAAATATTTTAATATGAGTCTACCTTTTGAAGAGAATTTATATATGCTCAAGGGCAAAGAGTTAGAGAATTTAGGATTTAGAGAGTTTGTTAAAGCATACGGTGATAATATTGATATTTTATATAAAAATAAATATGCCAACGGTGTTGATAAGTATAATTATTTCAAAAAAATGGGCAGTTCAGAAACTTTAGTGGGCTCAACAATTGATGGCTGGTTTATCAATAATAATGGCGATTTAGAACTATTAGAGATTAAAAGTAGCGACTCTAATTATATGAGTAGTGCTATTGCTGAGTACAATAAAAATGGCAATTTTTTAAGCAGTAAATATTTTTTCAAATATTATATACAAGCACAAATGCAGCTAGCATGCACTGGGCTTGAGTATTGTAATTTGTTCTTTTTAATAGATGCTGCACCAATTAACTGTAAGATTAAAAGAGATGAGGCCTTAATATCAAAAGTGTTTGAATTTGTTAATAAATGTGAATTAGAAATTATAAATTTGAAAAAAGATATTTATAGTAACTATAGAGAGGAATACTTAATGGCACATAATTTTAACGAGGATACGTTTATAAAACTTGTTGAAGATTTAGTAGAAAGGAGTGATTTTTATAGTTCTGAAGTTGAGTTTGATTGGGTAAGAGAATTTATAGAATATGTTGATTGTGCAGACCTTGAAATTAAGGATAATCAATCTGCTGAAAATCTTGCGTATGATTTAATGGAGATTGATAGTCTACAAAAAGAATTAAATAGAATCCAAAACGAAAATAAAAAAAAAGAAAAGCCCATTAAAGATAGGTTGAAGATGCTAATTTACAATATTACGAATACATATCCACTAATTGAGCAGTTAAATTATAAATTTGGAGAGTTTGTGTTTACTCTTGACCCTAAGAAAAGGGCAATATCAGATAGATTAAAGGGACTACTACCAACAAGTGGTACAGTATTTTTCCCTAGTAATATAGCATTTGCAAATAGTGTTAGTGTCCCCATGTGAATGGGTGCACTAAAAAATTAAAAAAATAAATTTAATATAGGAGGATTAATTAATGCTTATTAATAAAATAAAACAAGACAATAGAACTTTAAGACTGGAGATACAAAAATGGGGTTGTTACTTTTTGTGTCTACATTATTATACAAGTCTATTTAAGAAACGTGAATTTAGTGCGTATGAGATAAATGCAGCGTATTATAGATTTATAGGACTTGGATATATTAAGAGCAATTGTTTTATTATAAATCTATGTATGATACTTAATTATTACGGAATTAGAAGTAGCGTGAGATATGAATCTTTAAATTATTTAGGTGCAGCCAATGAATTTGAAATAAGTGAAGTTAAAATCGATAAGGTTAATGGATATCACTTTATAGCAACAAAAAATAAAGAAATATTATATGATTCACTTGACTTAAAGCCACGTGGAAAAATATTTAAAGTAACTTCAAAGCGTATATTTAAACTGAAATAGTTTTACTAAAGTTTAAGGCACTTTTTAGCACATTCATAAGCTTGAATTTTATTAGCAGAAGATAGGCCGTAGATATTATCAATTTCATTGGTTGAAGAATATTTCATAAGTTCTTTAATTTGAAAAGAATTGTAGCCGTTGGATTTCAAATTTGAAATAAATAAATTTCGACATAGATGGAGAGATTTATTTACACGAAACCCTGACTTTTTGAGAAGATTTTTGAATTTATTAGAAATATGGATAATGCTAATTTGGTTGTCTTTAAACTTATGTTTGGATTTTTGAAAAAAATAAGTACGTCTTGTATCAAGATTTTTCTCATTAAAATGATTTTTGTGTGCTGTTTGGATAGCCTCGAACTCTTCTGAGTTGATAACAATTTCTCTAATACAAGTTACATTTCTTTTTTTTGCCACATTTACTTTTATGTTGTATAAAGTTTTTCCATTTTTGCTTAAAAAAGTTGAAATATCTTGCATTTTTACTTTTTGCAGTTCGGTGCCCCTGCAGCCACTTATTGCGAGTAAATGTAAAAACCAACCAGATATTGGATCAGCTTGTTTAAGAGTTTTGATGCATTTTTCAATTAGTTTGCCAATTTTTGGGGTCAAATAAAATTTAGGAGTTGGCTTTGAAGCTTTTTTAGTAGGCTTAGAAGAAATTTTTAGTGAATTTTTAAGAATTTTGTTTTCATTTATTAGTTTTTGATGATCTTGTAATAATTTAAGCATAAAATCTATGTTGAAATTATTTAAATTAAGATAATTATTCATGTCCATAAAATCCCCTCCTTATAAGTGTTACTTTTAAATTAAGTAAAAGTAATAAAAATTGATTAAAAATGTAATTTATATTTTACCAAAAACAAAAAAATTTAGTCAAATTGTGTGGCTTCTCATTGCATGCAAAATTTGGATTGTAGGATAGCTGTGATAAACAGAAGAGGCAATTTTTAAGGGGTGCACTTAAGAAAGATACTATACTTTAAGTGATATATAGCAAAGACTTTGAAATTTAAGTTGTATGTGTTTTGTAGTCTTTTATAATGAGCAGGCCATTTGCAATGGAGAGATTTTAGGGAGTTGATTAAAATTATATTTGCGTTTTGTTAATATGTAATAGCTGAATGTAACAAAATTATATATTTAAATCTTTGAAAAATTGTAATTGTTTGGGGTTGTGGTAAACTTAAGGCTTATGGAGTGGATTATGAATAAAAAAATGAAAATATTTATTATTTGTGCTGTATTTGTGCTGATAAGTTCTTGCAAGATTGATGCAACTGGTAAAGATGCAACTGGTAAAGATGCAACTGGTAAAGATGCAACTGGTAAAGATGCAACTGGTAAAAATGCAGAACAAAATATAAAAGGGAAAGTTCAAGGATTTTTAGAAAAGATTTTAGATCCAGTAAAGGATAAAATTGCTTCAAATGGTCCAATAGCAGATGAATTGGCAAAAAAATTACAAGAAGAAGAAAAGGTAAATAACGGGGAAGAAGAAAATGATAAAGCTGTCTTTTTAGGAGAAGAATCAAAAGAGGATGAAGAAGAAAATGAGCAAGCTGTTAATTTAGAAGAAAAAAATGCGGAAGAGGATAAGAAAGTTGTTAATTTAGAAGAGAAAGAATTAGAAGTTAAAAAAGAGACTGAAGAAGATGAAGATAAAGAAGAAATAGAGAAACAAAAACAAGAAGTGGAAAAAGCACAAGAAAGAAAACAACGACAAGAAGAAAAGAAACGAAAAAAACAAGAACAGCAAGAAGAAAAGAAACGAAAACGACAAGAACAAAGAAAAGAAAGGAGAGCTAAAAACAAAATTAAAAAACTTGCGGATAAAATAGATGAGATAAGTTGGAATATTGATGGTATAGAAAGTCAAACAAGTGTAAAACCGAAAGCAGTTATAGATAAAATTACGGGGCCTGTATATGATTATTTTACCGATGACAACAAAAAAGCTATATATAAAACATGGGGAGATTTAGAAGATGAAGAAGGCGAAGGATTGGGAAAATTATTGAAAGAATTGAGTGATACTAGAGATGAGTTAAGAACCAAATTAAATAAAGATAATAAAAAATATTATGCCCATGAAAATGAGCCTCCTCTAAAAGAAAATGTAGATGTCAGCGAAATTAAAGAAGATTTAGAAAAAGTAAAATCAGGATTAGAAAAGGTTAAAGAATATCTTAAAGACAATTCTAAATTTGAAGAAATTAAAGGATACATCAGTTACAGTCAGTAATTATATTGGATGCTTTTAGATGTAACTAAATTTTACGTACACAAAATAACAGCTAGTAGAAAAGTTCACTGGCTGTTATTTTTTTGTAGATTTCATTGTTATGAATATAGAAATGTTTTCTATCAAAACTTTCATTTAAAAAGTGCAAAAACTATTGCTAAAAATGTTGTTTATTTATATACTCTCTAGAGCTATGACGTATACAAATGAGATTTCAGATTTTGATGATAATTTATATAAGAAAACAAAAAAAGAAATAGATAAACTTATAAACAAGCTCTATTTAACTAGCCAAATAACTCTAAAGCAAAAAAGACAAATATACAGTGCTGTTGAAAGAATGCAAAAATACGTAATAAAAACCGGAAAAAGTGTTCTTTTAGAATCGGAAAAAGAATTTGTTAAAGACACTTTGAAAAGAAAAAATCTAATAAAAAAATTTAAAAGTTTTAAAGTTGATTTTAGCTACAAGGAAAGAATGCTAGAAAAATGTTTAGAAAGATTAGGAGAAGATAAATCCATCGAATTTTTGATTTTTGTTTATCAAATTCTTAATGGGATAAGAGAAAAAGTATTAGAATTAGACTTTCAAATAGATGCGATTGAAGAATTTAGAGATATTTTATTTTTGAGTATACACTATTATGATAAAAGACTTTTCACAAGTAAAAATCTTATGAATGAAATGAAAGATTTTTCCGAAAAAGTAGAATTATTTTATAGTAATATGCAATAAATTAATGAACTACTATTTCTAAATCAAAAATTATAGAAATAGCAGCGAACTAAATCAATAAAGGCCAACAAATATTCCCCGCTAAATATCAAGAAGTTATCAGTTAATGTTAACAATTAATAAATTGCTTTACTACTTAGAGTAACAATTTGTTAATTTTGTTATTTTAGGAGAAATTGTTTTGAAAAAAGTTAAAAGGCCTTTTGATGATTATGTTGTGTATTTTAGAGAAGGATCGTTAAATGATAGAGAAATAGCGAAAAAATTAGGAGTTTCTAAAGTAAATGTGTGGAGAATGAGACAAAAGTGGGAAAGTGGAGAAAGTATTGTTAACCAGGACGCTAGAGTAACAATTAGTGAAGATACTTTAGAACACCTTTTATCGCAAACCTTTAGATCAGAAGTTAACGCTAGGAAAGTTATAAGTGAATTAGATATAGAGTGTGCTAATTTAAAATTAGGATTTATACGTGCATTTAAGCAATATTCTAGTGTTGAACTTACTGGTATGCGAACTAAAATAGAAAATTTAAGAGCTGAAATTGACGCTTTAAATAAAGCAAGTAGTAAAAAAAACAAGCAATTTGTTAATGGAGAAATTAATTCTTTAAAAAGCGAGCTTGATGAATATATAAAGGAGTGTTCAACAAGAGAAATGGAGCTTTACTATGAATGTATGAAAAAACTTACAACTGCTAATGAGGCTGAAAGCAAAAGCAACTACAAAAATAGCAAAGGGCACAAGTGAACTTATATCAAACAAAACTTTTTACAATACTACAAAAGGAATACAAAAATAAATATGGAGTTGATATATCACAATTTGTAAAGCTAACAAATTCTTCAATTAATTTTGATAAGTTTGAAGAAGAGCAGCTAACTTTAAAACAAAAAAATGTGATAAAAAGCATTAAAAAGAATAATGAAAAAAAGATTATACTCAGCGGCGGCATAGCTAGCGGCAAAACGTATCTTGCATGTTATCTTTTTATAAAAAGTTTAATTGAAAATAAAAAGCTATATTCTAGCGATACGAATAATTTCATTATAGGGAATTCACAACGCTCAGTTGAAGTTAATGTTTTGGGGCAATTTGAAAAGCTATGCAAACTGCTTAAAATTCCTTATATTCCAAGACATACAAATAATTCATATATTCTGATTGATTCACTGCGAATTAATCTACATGGTGGAGATAAGGCAAGTGATTTTGAAAGATTTAGGGGAAGTAATTCAGCACTTATTTTTGTTAATGAGGCTACAACTTTACACAAGCAAACTTTAGAGGAAGTCTTAAAAAGATTAAGATGCGGGCAAGAAACTATTATTTTTGATACTAATCCTGATCATCCAGAACACTATTTTAAAACCGATTATATTGATAATATAGCGACCTTTAAGACATATAATTTTACAACTTATGATAATGTTCTACTTAGTAAAGGATTTATCGAAACACAAGAAAAGCTCTATAAAGATATACCATCATATAAAGCAAGAGTTTTGCTAGGGGAGTGGATAGCAAGCACCGATTCAATTTTTACACAAATAAATATTACTAATGATTATGTATTTACTAGCCCGATAGCATATTTAGACCCAGCATTTAGTGTTGGCGGGGATAACACTGCATTATGTGTTATGGAGCGGGTTGATGATAAGTATTATGCTTTTGTATTTCAAGACCAACGACCAGCCAATGACCCGTATATTATGAATATGGTTAAGACCGTTTTAGAAAATTTTAATGTACATACATTTTATTTAGAAGATAGAGACAATACAAAAGGTGCTGGTGGATTGACCCGCGAATACATCTTGCTAAGAAATAATATGGGTCAATATTTTAGAATTGTTCCAGTTAAGCCAAAGTCTAATAAATTTAGCAGAATAACAGCGTTAATTACGCCGTTTATTTATAAGAAACTGTACATTACGAAGTACAGCAGTTCTTCTGTATTTAATGATATTTATTCGTATAAAGGAGATAACAAAACCCATGATGATGCTCTTGATGCAATATCTGCAGCATATTTGATGTTGTCTTTAGGGTATAGAGAGAGAAGTGTTCACTTTGGCAATCAAAGATTTTTGTAAATTTTATTGACAAAAATAATAGTTTTTGCTATCATACATCTAATTTAATAAAGAGAAGTAAAACGGTGTGTGATTTAAGAAAAACAAAACTAATAGATAAAATAAGTTCACTAGAACTATATAAATACTCAATATTTTTTAGAAATTATATAGAAAATGTAGCAG encodes:
- a CDS encoding DUF226 domain-containing protein encodes the protein MENALEPIETVEKGKCKVECQNKERFILIEKENGKAMYHTKIMMDIYKFGVYEKKHEFRLSLRALFNGERIVEETHLYPIKEGDKFIGIFYGYRKPIKKPLIKYQINGARKAYALARAYYMEFRFKAGSVFCYFKGLYRLLDKKRTNNHYNKVLFSMFTDLEQQVYKFYGKKYPEQGPLIKWIIKNLK
- a CDS encoding ParA family protein, which translates into the protein MDNKKPKIITIASIKGGVGKSTSAIIMATLLAKEHKVLLIDMDTQASTTSYFYKEILNQNIDIVKINVYRVLKEKIDINDSIVKIKENLDLIPSYLTLNKFLSESIPLKELRLQNNLEFLKRRYHYVIIDTNPSLDYTLSNALMTSNCIIVPMTAEKWAVESLELLEFHMNNLKIKIPIFLVITRFKKNNTHKQLLQHVESKTGFLGFIHEREDLNKKIAKNEEFDMTKDYINEYKGVLSRFLIVYDEYVK
- a CDS encoding chromosome replication/partitioning protein, whose protein sequence is MEIELNERVISRATDPDGEKKLITKEEIFAHYNDLKNRLKTNIKKKIFYKVESIRILKEIKDNEYYKLDGYKSFDAFIKDYQLARTQVYIYLKLAKALQAGILNEDYIIENGIYNSLDKIESQETPIVKKSKQNPIKPLRFQLKKQESYDFYKSNAKFTGFMLDKLFSDGKEIIKKLMKEYKELKG
- the bdr gene encoding Bdr family repetitive protein, whose translation is MNSLTYRTYNIESIKNEFLKIGFSEEAIDFVFLHNDNYNFEFLKEKLINVEKNLQKDISNLDIKIDTVEKNLNTKIDNVEKNLNTKIDNVEKNLNLKIDNLDSKIDTVEKNLNTKIDNVEKNLNLKMDGLNIKIDNVEKSLNQKLSMGNRLVHFMIITAAILGPILNALFMKYLQGGK
- a CDS encoding DUF244 domain-containing protein; this translates as MENLSNNNNPQENIQGELKMISINQQSFTGCEIFEEKSSPIKEKSKLSKIGKKLPGISSQECFRFNRNIDFSVQRNKLDKYGASEVGNILVGGAGLKDLMINRVLKYFNMSLPFEENLYMLKGKELENLGFREFVKAYGDNIDILYKNKYANGVDKYNYFKKMGSSETLVGSTIDGWFINNNGDLELLEIKSSDSNYMSSAIAEYNKNGNFLSSKYFFKYYIQAQMQLACTGLEYCNLFFLIDAAPINCKIKRDEALISKVFEFVNKCELEIINLKKDIYSNYREEYLMAHNFNEDTFIKLVEDLVERSDFYSSEVEFDWVREFIEYVDCADLEIKDNQSAENLAYDLMEIDSLQKELNRIQNENKKKEKPIKDRLKMLIYNITNTYPLIEQLNYKFGEFVFTLDPKKRAISDRLKGLLPTSGTVFFPSNIAFANSVSVPM
- a CDS encoding DUF261 domain-containing protein, with the translated sequence MLINKIKQDNRTLRLEIQKWGCYFLCLHYYTSLFKKREFSAYEINAAYYRFIGLGYIKSNCFIINLCMILNYYGIRSSVRYESLNYLGAANEFEISEVKIDKVNGYHFIATKNKEILYDSLDLKPRGKIFKVTSKRIFKLK
- a CDS encoding tyrosine-type recombinase/integrase — encoded protein: MDMNNYLNLNNFNIDFMLKLLQDHQKLINENKILKNSLKISSKPTKKASKPTPKFYLTPKIGKLIEKCIKTLKQADPISGWFLHLLAISGCRGTELQKVKMQDISTFLSKNGKTLYNIKVNVAKKRNVTCIREIVINSEEFEAIQTAHKNHFNEKNLDTRRTYFFQKSKHKFKDNQISIIHISNKFKNLLKKSGFRVNKSLHLCRNLFISNLKSNGYNSFQIKELMKYSSTNEIDNIYGLSSANKIQAYECAKKCLKL
- the erpX gene encoding laminin-binding protein ErpX, with the translated sequence MNKKMKIFIICAVFVLISSCKIDATGKDATGKDATGKDATGKDATGKNAEQNIKGKVQGFLEKILDPVKDKIASNGPIADELAKKLQEEEKVNNGEEENDKAVFLGEESKEDEEENEQAVNLEEKNAEEDKKVVNLEEKELEVKKETEEDEDKEEIEKQKQEVEKAQERKQRQEEKKRKKQEQQEEKKRKRQEQRKERRAKNKIKKLADKIDEISWNIDGIESQTSVKPKAVIDKITGPVYDYFTDDNKKAIYKTWGDLEDEEGEGLGKLLKELSDTRDELRTKLNKDNKKYYAHENEPPLKENVDVSEIKEDLEKVKSGLEKVKEYLKDNSKFEEIKGYISYSQ
- a CDS encoding DUF643 domain-containing protein — its product is MTYTNEISDFDDNLYKKTKKEIDKLINKLYLTSQITLKQKRQIYSAVERMQKYVIKTGKSVLLESEKEFVKDTLKRKNLIKKFKSFKVDFSYKERMLEKCLERLGEDKSIEFLIFVYQILNGIREKVLELDFQIDAIEEFRDILFLSIHYYDKRLFTSKNLMNEMKDFSEKVELFYSNMQ
- a CDS encoding DUF603 domain-containing protein codes for the protein MKKVKRPFDDYVVYFREGSLNDREIAKKLGVSKVNVWRMRQKWESGESIVNQDARVTISEDTLEHLLSQTFRSEVNARKVISELDIECANLKLGFIRAFKQYSSVELTGMRTKIENLRAEIDALNKASSKKNKQFVNGEINSLKSELDEYIKECSTREMELYYECMKKLTTANEAESKSNYKNSKGHK
- a CDS encoding PBSX family phage terminase large subunit — protein: MNLYQTKLFTILQKEYKNKYGVDISQFVKLTNSSINFDKFEEEQLTLKQKNVIKSIKKNNEKKIILSGGIASGKTYLACYLFIKSLIENKKLYSSDTNNFIIGNSQRSVEVNVLGQFEKLCKLLKIPYIPRHTNNSYILIDSLRINLHGGDKASDFERFRGSNSALIFVNEATTLHKQTLEEVLKRLRCGQETIIFDTNPDHPEHYFKTDYIDNIATFKTYNFTTYDNVLLSKGFIETQEKLYKDIPSYKARVLLGEWIASTDSIFTQINITNDYVFTSPIAYLDPAFSVGGDNTALCVMERVDDKYYAFVFQDQRPANDPYIMNMVKTVLENFNVHTFYLEDRDNTKGAGGLTREYILLRNNMGQYFRIVPVKPKSNKFSRITALITPFIYKKLYITKYSSSSVFNDIYSYKGDNKTHDDALDAISAAYLMLSLGYRERSVHFGNQRFL